One Saimiri boliviensis isolate mSaiBol1 chromosome 5, mSaiBol1.pri, whole genome shotgun sequence genomic window carries:
- the MEX3B gene encoding RNA-binding protein MEX3B: MPSSLFADLERNGSGGGGGGGGGGGGGGGGGGGGGGGGGGGETLDDQRALQLALDQLSLLGLDGDEGASLYDSEPRKKSVNMTECVPVPSSEHVAEIVGRQGCKIKALRAKTNTYIKTPVRGEEPVFVVTGRKEDVAMARREIISAAEHFSMIRASRNKNTALNGAVPGPPNLPGQTTIQVRVPYRVVGLVVGPKGATIKRIQQQTHTYIVTPSRDKEPVFEVTGMPENVDRAREEIEAHIALRTGGIIELTDENDFHANGTDVGFDLHHGSGGSGPGSLWSKPTPSITPTPGRKPFSSYRNDSSSSLGSASTDSYFGGGTSGSAAATPRLADYSPPSPALSFAHNGNNNNNGNGYTYAAGEASVPSPDGCPELQPTFDPAPAPPPGAPLLWAQFERSPGGGPAAPVSSSCSSSASSSASSSSVVFPGAGASAPSNANLGLLVHRRLHPGTSCPRLSPPLHMAPGPGEHHLARRVRSDPGGGGLAYAAYANGLGAQLPGLQPSDTSGSSSSSSSSSSSSSSSSGLRRKGSRDCSVCFESEVIAALVPCGHNLFCMECANRICEKSEPECPVCHTAVTQAIRIFS, from the exons ATGCCCAGCTCGCTGTTTGCAGACCTGGAGCGCAACGGCAGCGGCGGCGGAGGGGGAGGAGGCggcgggggaggaggaggaggcggcggcggcggcggcggcggcggcggcggcggagggggAGAGACCCTGGATGACCAAAGGGCCCTGCAGCTCGCGCTTGACCAGCTGTCCCTGCTGGGGCTGGACGGTGACGAGGGCGCCTCTCTGTACGACAGCGAGCCGCGCAAGAAGAGCGTGAACATGACTGAGTGCGTGCCGGTGCCCAGTTCTGAGCATGTCGCCGAGATTGTGGGGCGGCAAG GTTGTAAAATCAAAGCGCTGCGGGCGAAGACCAATACTTACATCAAGACCCCAGTTCGCGGGGAGGAGCCTGTCTTTGTTGTGACGGGCAGGAAGGAGGATGTGGCCATGGCTCGCAGGGAGATCATCTCCGCTGCCGAGCACTTCTCCATGATCCGCGCCTCGCGGAATAAGAACACGGCACTCAACGGCGCGGTGCCCGGGCCGCCCAACCTGCCCGGGCAGACCACCATCCAAGTGCGGGTGCCCTACCGCGTGGTGGGGCTCGTGGTGGGGCCCAAGGGCGCCACGATCAAGCGCATCCAGCAGCAGACTCACACGTACATCGTGACGCCCAGCCGGGACAAGGAGCCGGTGTTCGAAGTGACCGGCATGCCGGAGAACGTGGACCGCGCTCGAGAGGAGATTGAGGCGCACATTGCTCTGCGTACCGGCGGCATCATTGAGCTCACAGACGAGAACGACTTCCACGCCAACGGCACCGATGTGGGCTTTGATCTGCATCACGGGTCCGGCGGGTCCGGCCCAGGCAGCCTCTGGAGCAAGCCCACCCCCAGCATCACGCCCACCCCAGGGCGCAAGCCCTTCTCCAGCTACCGCAACGACAGCTCCAGCTCGCTTGGCAGCGCTTCTACAGACTCCTACTTCGGCGGCGGGACCAGCGGCAGCGCAGCCGCCACCCCGCGCCTGGCGGACTACAGCCCCCCCAGCCCCGCCCTGAGCTTTGCGCACAacggaaacaacaacaacaacggcaACGGGTACACCTACGCAGCGGGGGAGGCCTCAGTGCCGTCCCCCGACGGCTGCCCTGAGCTGCAGCCCACTTTTGACCCGGCTCCCGCTCCCCCACCTGGGGCACCACTTCTCTGGGCCCAGTTTGAGAGGTCCCCGGGAGGCGGACCTGCAGCTCCCGTAtcttcttcctgctcttcctccgCATCTTCGTCAGCTTCGTCCTCCTCCGTGGTCTTTCCCGGGGCTGGAGCCAGTGCGCCCTCCAACGCCAACCTGGGGCTGTTGGTGCACCGCCGGCTGCACCCTGGCACCAGCTGCCCGCGCCTGTCCCCGCCCTTGCACATGGCCCCGGGGCCGGGAGAGCACCACCTGGCTCGCCGGGTGCGCAGCGACCCAGGCGGAGGCGGCCTGGCCTATGCAGCCTATGCCAACGGGCTGGGGGCGCAGCTGCCTGGCTTGCAGCCGTCGGACACGTCGGGCTCCTCGTCTTCGtccagctcctcctccagctcttcatcttcttcctctgGGCTGCGGCGTAAAGGCAGCCGCGACTGCTCCGTGTGCTTCGAGAGCGAAGTGATCGCCGCGCTGGTGCCCTGTGGCCACAACCTCTTCTGCATGGAGTGCGCCAACCGCATCTGTGAGAAGAGCGAGCCCGAGTGCCCGGTCTGCCACACCGCGGTCACTCAGGCCATCCGCATCTTTTCTTGA